The proteins below come from a single Oscillospiraceae bacterium genomic window:
- a CDS encoding DUF4430 domain-containing protein codes for MKKLSALVLSLILAAGLLAGCGASASSASSEAVSSEVVSEAAPAESAAVSTAEDAAAAIAVTFTVTGADGESTVLTLDAADGEKLSDALAAAGVISAEEAAAGFVTVVNGEEADYNADGAWWCLTDAAGEMTTVGVADIELHDGDSYAFTYTK; via the coding sequence ATGAAAAAGCTTTCTGCTCTGGTTCTGAGCCTGATTCTGGCCGCCGGTCTGCTGGCCGGCTGCGGTGCTTCCGCATCCTCCGCCTCCTCCGAGGCCGTCTCCTCTGAGGTCGTTTCCGAGGCAGCACCGGCTGAGTCCGCTGCTGTCTCCACCGCCGAGGATGCCGCTGCTGCCATCGCGGTCACCTTCACCGTCACCGGTGCTGACGGCGAAAGCACCGTCCTGACCCTTGACGCCGCAGACGGCGAAAAGCTCAGCGATGCGCTGGCCGCCGCCGGTGTCATCAGCGCCGAGGAGGCCGCTGCCGGCTTTGTCACCGTTGTCAACGGCGAGGAGGCCGACTATAACGCCGATGGTGCTTGGTGGTGCCTGACCGATGCCGCCGGTGAGATGACCACCGTGGGCGTGGCCGACATCGAGCTGCATGACGGCGACAGCTATGCCTTCACCTACACGAAGTAA
- a CDS encoding ABC transporter ATP-binding protein/permease, protein MDKGGIPAVIFGKHINRYYLKNAPVLLLGIVSLLMVDYIQLLIPELYRLVINGVNLGQVVVNGQTVSFDKQVLFQHICLPMIWIVVLMVVGRFLWRICFFGSAVRVAADLRERMFDHSRRLSQQYYQLNKVGNLMSLYTNDLDTIQECFGDGILMFFDAAVLGLMALVKMWRMDFRLTLLALIPAGVMFAIGTVMSQVMTKRWEERQQAFSDLSDFAQENFSGIAVIKAFVKELKELIAFRKLNKQNEEINVTYTKIATLLEVLVTLFVESVICVILGYGGWLVWRGQFNAGQLVEYIGYFEAIVWPIMAISMLIEKTARGKASLNRITELLDAPINVTDRDGVADLADPRGGIEFRHLNFRYPDGEYDVLRDVSFTVQPGESVGIVGKTGAGKTALVDLLLRTYNVPDGTLFVDGQDVNSVSIRSVRNACAYVPQDNFLFSDTIAHNIGFGVDGASREDIDHAAALADVRDNIVDFKDGFETVLGERGVTVSGGQKQRISIARALLKDAPILILDDSVSAVDTRTERIILDNLKASRAGKTTLLIAHRISTVEQLDKIIFIEDGRVEAVGPHDTLYRSCAEYRRMVDLQKLEDEAGGDTDD, encoded by the coding sequence ATGGATAAGGGAGGTATACCCGCCGTGATCTTCGGCAAACACATCAACCGATACTACCTCAAAAATGCGCCGGTGCTGCTTCTGGGCATTGTGTCGCTTTTGATGGTGGACTACATCCAGCTTCTGATCCCGGAGCTATACCGGCTGGTCATCAACGGCGTCAATCTGGGGCAGGTGGTCGTGAACGGCCAGACGGTCTCCTTTGACAAGCAGGTGCTGTTTCAGCACATCTGCCTGCCTATGATCTGGATCGTAGTGCTTATGGTGGTAGGCCGCTTTTTGTGGCGCATCTGCTTTTTCGGCTCGGCTGTGCGGGTCGCCGCCGACCTGCGGGAGCGGATGTTCGACCACAGCCGCCGCCTGTCCCAGCAGTATTACCAGCTTAACAAGGTCGGCAACCTGATGAGCCTGTACACCAACGACCTTGACACCATTCAGGAGTGCTTCGGTGACGGCATCCTGATGTTCTTTGACGCCGCCGTGCTGGGGCTGATGGCGCTGGTCAAGATGTGGCGGATGGATTTCCGCCTGACGCTGCTGGCGCTGATCCCTGCGGGCGTCATGTTCGCCATCGGCACCGTGATGAGTCAGGTCATGACCAAGCGGTGGGAGGAGCGCCAGCAGGCTTTTTCCGACCTGTCAGACTTTGCGCAGGAGAACTTTTCCGGCATCGCGGTCATCAAGGCGTTCGTCAAGGAGCTGAAGGAGCTGATTGCCTTCCGTAAGCTGAACAAGCAGAATGAGGAGATCAACGTCACCTACACAAAGATTGCCACCCTGCTCGAGGTACTGGTCACCCTTTTTGTCGAGTCGGTCATCTGTGTCATTCTCGGCTACGGCGGCTGGCTTGTCTGGCGCGGGCAGTTCAACGCCGGGCAGCTGGTGGAGTATATCGGCTACTTTGAGGCCATCGTCTGGCCCATCATGGCGATCTCGATGCTGATTGAAAAAACAGCCCGCGGCAAAGCATCGCTGAACCGCATCACCGAGCTGCTCGATGCGCCGATCAATGTAACCGACCGGGACGGCGTGGCCGACCTGGCCGACCCGCGCGGCGGCATCGAGTTTCGGCATCTGAATTTCCGCTATCCGGACGGCGAATACGATGTGCTGCGGGATGTCTCCTTCACCGTGCAGCCCGGCGAGAGCGTAGGCATCGTAGGCAAGACCGGCGCGGGCAAGACCGCACTGGTGGACCTGCTGCTGCGCACCTACAATGTGCCGGACGGTACCCTGTTTGTGGACGGGCAGGATGTGAACAGCGTATCCATCCGCTCGGTGCGCAATGCCTGCGCCTATGTACCGCAGGACAATTTCCTCTTCTCGGATACGATCGCCCACAACATCGGCTTCGGTGTGGACGGCGCCAGCCGGGAGGACATCGACCATGCCGCTGCGCTGGCCGATGTCCGGGACAACATCGTGGACTTCAAGGACGGGTTTGAGACCGTCCTCGGTGAGCGCGGCGTCACCGTCTCCGGCGGGCAGAAGCAGCGCATCTCGATTGCCCGCGCCCTGCTCAAGGACGCGCCGATCCTGATTCTGGACGATTCCGTCTCCGCCGTTGACACCCGCACCGAGCGCATCATCCTTGACAACCTGAAGGCGAGCCGCGCAGGCAAAACGACCCTGCTGATCGCCCACCGCATCTCTACGGTGGAGCAGCTCGACAAGATCATCTTTATTGAGGACGGCAGGGTGGAGGCTGTCGGCCCCCACGATACACTTTACCGCAGCTGCGCTGAGTACCGCCGCATGGTGGACCTGCAAAAGCTGGAGGACGAAGCGGGAGGTGACACAGATGACTGA
- a CDS encoding ABC transporter ATP-binding protein/permease — translation MTELNPLVLVGAVIGAVTALLVLAYALVKDKKETMGFERTMADSEILRRLAGYAKPYRAKFVIVLFLMLFSIAYDIVSPLIIGALEELVSGDFALPQLYIGVAVYAGVLVFSMASTYLQAVILQQVGQRIISDLREDLFTHIEALSHEQLNEIPVGKLVTRVTNDTNAISMMFTNLLVSLTKNIFVILGILIAMLCLNYALTLMVLCFVPFIVIFTVIFRKFSRRAYRKVKDATTDINTYLSENLSGIKVTQIFGREDEKMAEFREKSQTLSRVTQEQIFVFGVFRPLVYMLYICSILCLFYLGGMGHLNGVSFMGQTITGGTIVTFYMYISKFFTPIQNLAEQFNWLQSALASSEKVFSLMDIEPKMVDAPDAIELDEVRGEIEFRDVWFSYIPGEWVLQGVSFHVDPRQTVAFVGSTGSGKSTILSLICRNYEFQRGEILIDGIDIRKIKISSLRRHFGQMLQDVFLFSGTIRSNIVLREEGIPDEEILRVCRYVNADKFIARLDHGLDEEVRERGNNFSAGQRQLLSFARTILHKPSVMILDEATANIDTETEILIQDSLEKMRSVGTMLIVAHRLSTIQHADNIIVLSHGKILEQGSHQELLAKHGRYYQLYTLQYHKEQLEG, via the coding sequence ATGACTGAACTCAATCCGCTGGTGCTGGTCGGTGCCGTCATCGGCGCCGTGACGGCACTGCTGGTGCTGGCCTACGCGCTGGTCAAGGACAAAAAGGAGACGATGGGCTTTGAGCGCACGATGGCGGACAGCGAGATCCTGCGCCGTCTGGCCGGTTATGCCAAGCCCTACCGCGCAAAGTTTGTCATTGTCCTGTTTTTGATGCTCTTTTCCATTGCCTACGACATTGTTTCGCCGCTGATCATCGGCGCGCTGGAGGAGCTGGTATCCGGGGATTTCGCCCTGCCGCAGCTTTACATCGGTGTGGCGGTCTATGCGGGTGTGCTGGTCTTTTCCATGGCCAGCACCTACCTGCAGGCGGTCATCCTGCAGCAGGTCGGCCAGCGCATCATCTCCGACCTGCGCGAGGATCTGTTTACCCATATCGAAGCCCTCTCCCATGAGCAGCTCAACGAGATCCCGGTCGGCAAGCTTGTCACTCGTGTGACGAACGACACGAACGCCATCTCGATGATGTTCACAAATCTTCTTGTCAGTCTGACCAAAAACATCTTTGTGATTTTGGGCATACTGATCGCCATGCTCTGCCTGAATTACGCGCTGACCCTGATGGTGCTCTGCTTTGTGCCGTTCATCGTGATCTTCACGGTCATCTTCCGCAAGTTTTCACGCCGCGCCTACCGCAAGGTGAAGGACGCCACCACCGACATCAACACCTACCTGTCTGAGAACCTGTCCGGCATCAAGGTCACGCAGATCTTTGGCCGCGAGGATGAGAAGATGGCGGAGTTCCGCGAGAAAAGCCAGACGCTCTCCCGGGTCACGCAGGAGCAGATCTTTGTGTTCGGCGTATTCCGCCCGCTGGTCTATATGCTGTACATCTGTTCCATTCTGTGCCTGTTCTATCTGGGCGGCATGGGGCACTTGAACGGCGTGAGTTTTATGGGCCAGACCATCACCGGCGGCACCATCGTGACCTTTTACATGTACATTTCCAAGTTCTTCACCCCCATCCAGAATCTGGCCGAGCAGTTCAACTGGCTGCAGTCGGCGCTGGCCTCCTCGGAAAAGGTGTTCTCGCTCATGGACATCGAGCCGAAGATGGTGGACGCCCCCGATGCCATCGAGCTGGACGAGGTGCGGGGCGAAATCGAATTCCGGGATGTCTGGTTCAGCTACATACCCGGCGAGTGGGTGCTGCAGGGCGTCTCCTTCCATGTGGACCCGCGTCAGACGGTGGCGTTTGTGGGGTCCACCGGCTCCGGCAAAAGCACGATTTTGTCGCTGATCTGCCGCAACTATGAGTTCCAGCGGGGCGAGATCCTGATTGACGGCATCGACATCCGCAAGATCAAGATTTCCTCGCTGCGCCGCCATTTCGGGCAGATGCTGCAGGATGTGTTCCTTTTCTCGGGTACGATCCGCAGCAACATCGTCCTGCGGGAGGAGGGCATCCCGGACGAGGAGATCCTGCGGGTCTGCCGCTATGTCAACGCCGACAAGTTTATCGCCCGGCTTGACCACGGTCTGGACGAGGAGGTCCGCGAGCGCGGCAACAACTTCTCAGCCGGGCAGCGGCAGCTTCTGAGCTTTGCGCGGACGATCCTGCACAAGCCCAGTGTCATGATTCTGGACGAAGCCACAGCAAACATCGACACCGAGACCGAGATCCTGATTCAGGATTCTCTGGAAAAGATGCGCTCTGTCGGCACAATGCTGATCGTAGCCCACCGGCTGTCCACCATCCAGCACGCGGACAACATTATCGTGCTGTCCCACGGCAAGATTCTTGAGCAGGGCAGCCATCAGGAGCTTCTGGCGAAGCACGGCAGATATTACCAGCTGTACACGCTGCAATATCATAAGGAGCAGCTGGAGGGGTAA